In Nostoc piscinale CENA21, the genomic stretch TTACCAATTTTTTTACTTAAATTACTCCACACAAATAACATAATTAAAGCAGTACCTTGGACAGCAATCATGACTGTTGGTACGTCAGCTTCTTTCAGTTTCATACAGTTGATGACAAAATAAGGAATGATGCTGGCTGTAATTTGTACAGCCAACCAAGAAAATAGATATATCCCAATTACAAATAAAAATGGGCGATTGGTAAAAACAATTTTTAATTGTTCAAAAAATGGGATTGATGGAGGTTCTTCTTGTTGGATGCGTTTGGCTTCAAAAGCTAAAATGCGATCGCGCACGCCAAAAACGCACCAATATAAAGAAACCACAGAAATTACCGTACAAATTACCGCTAAGATAAAATATTGTTGTTGGCGGTCAGGAATCTGGGAAAAAACTATTTGCGCTAAAATCAACGATAAAATACTGCCACCAATCGAAAAAGTAAAGCGAAAACTGTTGAGGCTGGTGCGTTCATCATAATCTTGGGTGAGTTCAGGAGTCATGGCTGTGTAAGGCAAATTCACAACGGTGTAAAATACCTGAGATATCAACCCAATTACAACGTAATACCAAAACAAAGCCCACATATTTGTACTGCGATCGCTGCTAAATTGCGGTACAATCCACTGCAAGAAAAAGAAAATCCCAAAAGGAATTGCACCATAGAACATCCAAGGCAACCGACGACCCCAGCGCCGAGATTTGGTTTTATCTGTTAATAATCCGACAAATGGATCATTAACTGCGTCCCAGATTTTGCCAATCAACAACACGCTACCAGCCAAACCTGCGGGAATCCCAGCCACATTTGTAAAGAAAACTAACAAGAAAAATATCGAAATATTAGCCGTAATTGCTGGGCCTAAATCACCTGCACCATAAGCTAATTTTGTTTTAAAATCCAGTTTTGGACTCAAAGCCGGACTTTGGGCAGAATTATCGGCAGAATCGTTCATAATATCTGAGGCTCGGATTAAAATAAAAAGTTTGCGATCGCTATCAGTATTACCTCAAAATCTCTTTTTTTATGCCAGACCTTTACGTTTCTTGGTCAGAATATCACTATAAAATCGAACAACTGGCGGTTCAGGTATATCAATCTGGTTGGCAATTCAACCAAATTGTCTGTCTAGCCAGAGGCGGACTGCGAGTTGGAGATATTATTTCTCGGATTTATCAACAGCCATTAGCAATTTTAGCGACATCATCTTATAGCGGCCCCGGTAAACAAGAGCGAGGTAATCTCACTTTTTCCCATCATTTGACCATGACCACAAAAAAGTTAGGTTCCCATATTCTGTTAATTGACGACTTGGTAGACTCTGGCATTACCCTTCAACAAACAATTCCGTGGTTACGGGAAAATGTCGATTCCTCAATTGCGGAAATTCGCAGCGCCGTCATTTGGTATAAAGCCTGTTCAGTGATTAAACCGGATTATTACGTCGATTACTTACCTGACAATCCTTGGATTCACCAACCCTTTGAACATTACGAACATACCAGTCCTGCCGATTTGGCAACAAAGTTAAGTCAACTCTGCTGAATTCAAAACAACCACAACCACACAGGCAAAGTCACCAACAACAGCATCACTCCCAACGCCAGGGAAGTCACAGCGAGGTCGCGGTCAAGATTGAAAGTTTCAGCCAGCACCATTGTTGCAAATGCTGGCGGCATAGCCATTTGTATAACAATTACCTTAGCGGCGGAACCAGTCACGCCAAACAAAGATAAGGTACTGCCGAGAAGCAGGGGAACTAAAAGCATTTTGATTGCCAAACTGATGGCGGCTTGAGGAAACCTTTGCCAAGAAGTCAACAGCGAAAGGCGCATTCCAATTAATACTAAAGATAAAGCGACAGCACTCCAACCCGATTTTTCGAGATAAAATTCTGCCGTCGGAGAAATACTAATTTGGCGAAACCACAAACCCAAGCCAAAACTCCACAAAGCTGGGTTAATCGAGATGGCCTGAGTCATTTGCCAGTAGTTTGTGCCACCATAGCCAAAACGAGATGCTAGGGCTACTCCCAAACCATAAGCACCAAACAGTGACCCCAATAAATCGTAAAATAAAGCCCAGGCAAAATAATCTTGGCCGACCATTGCTAAAGTTACAGGGAAGCCGATATAACCTGTATTGCCGACCATTGCCGCTAAGATAAAACTTCCCTGAGTTGGGTGTTGAAAAGTTGTGTTTGTAAGATACGCTTGTCCTTTGATAGTTAACCAAGCCAAAAATGCGCCCAATAAAATCGCTAAATGGGCGATCGCAGGTGCAATCCAAATCTGTGCTGATAGGTCAGCTTGACGCAAAAAAGCAACAATACTTAAAGGTACTCCCACCCAAAAAAGAAACTGACCCAAACGCTGTGGAACTGCGGCAGGCAGTTTCCGTCCCAGGAAAAATCCGATTAAGATTAAGCCTGCCAGTTTGACATATAGTTCTAGGAGGTGTGCCAAAATTTCCCTAACAAAGACAGATGTAAAATGTACCGAATATGCTAATCTCTGTCCAGTCTACAGTCTGTTATGAATTTTGAACAAAAGCAGGAGTGAACCCTTGAATAAAGCTGGGTTTTCGGGAAAACCCCCAAACTCGTCCGGTGATTCTGGTGATGACATTCCAGTGGCTTTACGCGATACTCCTGATGTCGCATCCAAGACACCCTTACAACCTTTAGTTCTGCTCATTGGGGGAGTCGCGGGATTTATCCTGCTGGCTGTAGTTAGTGGTTTTTTCTTTTCTCTCACTACACCGAAAAAAATCACCGATTCTTCATCTTCACCAGCAGATTCCTCGACTACAACAACTCCAGGCGCAGCTAATTCAGCAAATCCCCAAGATAATAATGTAGTATTGGGACATTTAGCATACTCAGAAGCACCAGAGTCAGAGTTAGTGCCAATTACTGCTGATCGCCGCATCCGAATGCGAAAAGGCGCGGCCGAAAAGTTTCGCGCCATGACCCAAACCGCCCGGAGTGCGGGTGTAATTTTAGTGCCAATTTCTGGCTTTCGTTCTGTGAAAGAACAAGAGCAATTATTTTTTGAAGTCGGGGCGCAACGCAATCAAACCCCAGCCCAAAGAGCCGCCCTCAGTGCGCCACCAGGCCATAGTGAGCATCACACAGGTTATGCTGCGGATATCGGAGACGGAGCCGCACCCGCCACTAATCTCCAAGCTAACTTTGATCAAACCAAAGCTTTTGCCTGGCTACAAGCCAACGCCGCCCGCTTTGGTTTTGAGTTGTCTTTTCCTCAAGATAATATCCAAGGTGTGAGTTATGAACCTTGGCATTGGCGTTTCGTGGGCGATCGCCAAAGTTTAGAAACCTTCTATAAGGCCAGAAATTTGAAACCCGCTAAAGCATCACCATAAAAAAGTCTGAAGCAATTAGTGGTGGTATTTTTACTCCACTAATTGACAACATAAAATTAAATATCTGAATTCAGACTCCTGAGTTTGATTTTAATCATAGAATTTTTACCTGCTGCCCCCTATTCTCGGTAAAAACTAAATGTCTGTGTTGGTAGGTTCCAACTAGCAAATACACCATTTCCCAAGGGTAAACCATCCGGGTTAAATCTCAGGGCGTGTCCTGGGGCGTTGGGGTTTTCAACTACAGCTAGAGAAGATTTGCCTTGCCCTGTCCAATAGATTTTGCCGTCAGGTGCTAATCTCGGCCCAGAATAGCCAGTCGTATCGCCAATAGGTAAGGTATCAATTTCGGTTTCAATCTCAGTCACTAAGTCTATTTGATGTGGTGTGGCGTTCCAACCTTCTAAGGTATGGTGGTTCCACTGTCCAAACTCCCAATCACCTTTAGCGTAATATAACTTTGTACTATCAGGAGAGAAGGCGCAAGAATAACCAGCCGAACCGCGAATTAAAAAATCACTGTGGCTAATTTTACCTGTAGCACGGTCAACTTTGGCGATCGCAATTCCTAATCCTGCTACACCCAAGGCGACTTTATGCCAATTGGGACTGAAAATAATCGAACCTTTATGAACTTTTTTACCAACTAAGGGATTCAACCGATTTTCGGGAAAATCAATTGGTGAAGCGACATATTTACTATTGATGCCATTTTTATCCACTAGGTAGGCACGCACCTCTGTTCTGCCATTAAAAATTATCAGCCAAAAAGATTCGCCATCGCTATGGGGTACAACACCCATTGCTTCCCCTGGATTATCTTGTTTCCCTGTCAATTTACGGTTCAATAAAATTACTGAACCATTAATACCTTGAGATAAATCTGCAATGGAGTAATATATCTCCTGGTTGTTATTGGTAAAGATGTAAAATCTGTCAGGATGACCACCAGGCGCGGGTACAATTGCTACGGCTTGTGTCGCTGACCAACTTTTTGCACCCCAAACTCCGTTATCTAATATTTCATGAGTTTGTCCGTGGAAAATCAATTGACCATCACTGTATAACCGCAGTTTGCCTGTTATTGGGTCGGTATAGCTGGCAGTTGCTTCAAAACCTGAACTTTGTCCTACTTTATGAATAATTTTTGGGCGATCGCTACCAAAGTCAATTAAAACTTTTCTCTTTACTCCTGTATACCAAAATCTATCTGGGACAGCAAGTTTTGTAATCGGTAGTGCATTCATGGCGAGTTTTTTGAGCAATCAATTTTCTAATTCACTTGTAAAAACTATTAAAAATAGCATCTTCTAACATGTTCTTTAGTAATTAAATTTACTTTTACTTCAGTATTAATATTTATTATCAAGCAAAAGTCAAGTTTTTAGCTTGATTTATTTTAAAGTTAACATGCGGTATTGTTAAGTTTTGTAACATAGTACACAAATTGAGGTTTTCTTAGTGATAATGCTTAATATTTTTTACTGAAAAATTAATATTTATTAATCAGCCATAAGTCATAAACTTATGAATTGCTTGGTTACAAACTTGACCTCGAAATATCTATCAAAATATAGATGCAAGCTAATACTTTAGATAGAAGATAAAATGAAAGCATAAAATTAAAGAAAAACAAAAAATTAAGGATTTTATAGCAAGTTTTGGTAGCTGACGCAAAAAATCGGAAAATGTTGCCGTATTTGATTTATGGACAATTTGAAAACTTGAACGCTAGGTACAGTAAGACTTATCCTCCTGACTCCTGTCTTCTGCTATAGTTCAAATTGAATTGAGATAAATCTTTTACTCAGTTATAAAGTTTAATGGGAATATTCAATGAAGCTCTACTACGTCACATTGAATAATACAGATGAAGCGCGACAAATTGGATGCTCATTACTCAAAAATCTAACAGGATGAAACTGTGAAGCGGATTGTTTTTTGTGATTTTGATGGGACAATCACAGTAGAAGAAACCTTTGTGGCGGTGCTAAAAAAGTTTGCGCCGGAAGTGGCGGCACAATTTTTGCCAGAAATGTATGTACAGAGAGTAACACTGCGGGAGGGAGTCAAGAAAATTTTAGAATCAATTCCATCTTACCAGTATGGAAAAATTGTAGAATTTACGCGATCGCAATCCATACGTAAAGGATTTGTCGAACTGCTAAATTTTCTTGATTCCCAAAATGTCCCTTTGGTTGTGGTATCTGGTGGACTGCGAGGAATGGTAGAAGTAGTTTTAGGTGAGATAGCCCAAAGAATAACCGCAATTCACGCCGTTGATATAGATACTAGTGGTGCTTACTTCAAAGTCAACTCTGATTATGAAGGCGGTACAGAATTAGTAGCCAAAGTGCAAGTCATGGCAAAGTATCCCGCTGATGAGACAATCGCCATAGGTGACTCGCTCACAGATTTAAATATGGGCTTACAAGCTTCGATTGTATTTGCCCGCGATCGCCTAGCATATTACTTAGACCAACATCAAAAACCGTATATTCCCTGGAATACTTTCTCGGATGTTCAGGAATATCTACAGCAATTGTGGAAACTGTGATTGATCCTCGCACAGAAATAATAACGTCTTTTAAGTAACACAAATCTCCCTTGTCTCCCTTATCCACCCACTTTCACACCCGCCACTGAATTAGCTCTCTGTTCTAATTGTTGCGGACTGGTTACTTCCAGATACTTAGCAGCCATCTCCGGTGTCAGGAGTTCCAACATCAAACGGTTTTCAATCCAAAATTCCACCACATCAAAAGCACCATTACGGCTACAAGCAAGCACTCGCCAATCTTCCCGTGCGCCAATACGCTCAATTTCTTCTACGCTGAGGGGAACCGAAATTGCTGCATGAACTGATGTGTAATTTGCAGGATGCTCATTCATCTGAAATCCAACTTGTCCTTGCGATCCACCGGGGATAAGCTCACTACCCAATGGATAAAATTCAATTCCTGTACCAAATTCATCTCCCACAAACATCATATATGCACCAGGATTAGGTGAAAACGGTACTACTCGGCCGTGCATAATTTCTGCCATCACGTTAGCTACGTGCTGAGGATTTTTGACAGAAATGGAAATATGGTGGAGCATAGTTACCTCTCAAAACATTACTAAATCACCAAATTTAGTAGATCCTTATACTTTATCTATAGCGCGTATTCAAACAATGGAATCTATCTTGAGATGCCATTTAAAATCAAGAATTGCTAAGTAATTGTAGAGTTCGCTTGCATTATTGAGCAAAATAATAAAGGTGCGTCTCGATATTACGATCGCACCCTAAAAATTTTTGTGTTAATTTAGATGAAAAAACCGTCGCTACAAGAAATTTATTAAATGACGCTAATTTACCAAGGATGCCTAATCCACTCGTAAATTTTTAAGTAGTCTGCTCCTGGAATGTTCCATGAGTAGTCGTATTTCATCCCCTGAATAGCTAGTTGTTGGAACTCATCAGGAGACTGATGCCACAAATCAATTGCCCGATTCATTGCCGATTCTAGGGCATAATTATCTGTTTGATAAAATACATAACCATTGCGTTTTTCAGGTGGCAGATTTTGGTCGTAATCTCTATCAAATACTGTATTTACTAAACCACCAACACCCCGCACAATCGGCACTGTACCGTATTTTAAACCAATCATCTGAGTTAAACCGCAGGGTTCATAATTGCTGGGAACCACAATCATATCTGCCCCTGCATAGATGAGGTGGGATAATTCTTCATTGAATCCCAATTCTAAATGCACATCGGGGTGACTATTTAAAAATTCTTTTTCATGGCGGAAATGAGCATTAATTCCTGCTTCTGTAGCTGAACCTAGTAATACAAATTGTGCGCCTTTATTGAGTGCGTGATAAATCGCATGATGTACTAAATGCACACCTTTTTGATTATCTAACCGACCAATATAAGCAATGATTGGTTTATCGGCGGCATCAAGCAAGAGCCTTTCTCGCAAAGCCTTTTTGTTATATATTTTTTGTTCAAAATCTTCGTAGGTATAGTTATTGGGAATGTAACGGTCAACTTCAGGATTCCAAAAATCGTAATCTATACCGTTAAGCACCCCACTGAATTTATCTTGATGTAAATGCAGTGTATGACCTAAACCACAACCAACTTCTGTATAACGCGCTTCTTCTGCGTGGTTGGGTGAAACTGTGGTGACTGCATTGGCGTAAACAATACCCCCTTTCATATAATTCAAGGCAAAGGGGTTGAAGTTGTCGCGTAGTTTATCGTATTGGAAATAGTAAGCTGCTCTATTTAAACCTGTAGCCACCAGCGTTTCTTCCCCACCTATTCCCTGATGCTTAAAGTTATGGATGGTGTAGCAAGCTCGCTGATATTCCATACCATTGTATTTGTAAATCTCAGCGAGTAAAACAGGAATTAAGCCTGTTTGCCAATCATGGCAATGGATAATATCAGGTCGCTTGTTACTTTGATTGAGAAATTCTAAAGCGGCTTTGCTAAAGAAGGCAAAGCGCATATTGTCATCATCGCAACCGTAATAACAGCCGCGATTAAAGAAATTATCTTCGGAGTGGGGTTGAATAAAGAAGCACAGCCTACCATGTACCCAACCGCAGTACACAGAACAGTGAACTGCTGCGCCATACCAGGGTACCCACAAATCTTTGTAGGCATCATGCAGACCCCAAATATGGTCGTAGCGCATACAATCATACATGGGCAGAATGATCTCAACGCAATTTCCCCTGCCCTCTAATTCCCTACTCAGTCCGTAGACAACATCCCCTAAACCGCCTGCTTTAATTACAGGAGCGCATTCCGAGGCAATCTGTACTATGTACATTCCTAGTCCTCGCTATACAAAACTTTATAATCACTATACTGTTCAGTATATGCAATATGTACTCATTGACAAGTAAGTAAGCCAATGTTAATCAAGAAAGCTTAATACAAGTGGTAGATAGTCTGGGTGCTTCATCTGCTGCAAGACTTATACTGAGGAGATTCGAGGGGTATTGAATTTTAGACAGATTGTTGACGATGTAAACGCTTGGTATGACGCTAAGAGCCATTTTGCTGCATAGAAATACTGTGGCTGGAGATTTGAGGCGATCGCACCTTTCTAGTTAAAACCACAGGGTTGACGCTGCTAAAATACCTTATGACTAGCAGCGACTAACCAGCACACCTCACAAGCCATGACTACAACTATTGACTTTCTCAGTCACCTCAACCCTAGCCAACGTCAAGCCGTAGAACACTATTGTGGCCCGTTGTTAGTTGTGGCTGGCGCTGGTTCCGGTAAAACACGCGCCTTAACTTATCGCATCGCTAACTTGATTCTCAAACACCGTGTGAACCCTGAAAATATCTTGGCGGTGACTTTCACCAACAAAGCCGCACGGGAAATGAAGGAACGCATTCAAAAGCTGTTTGCTGAACAATTGGCAATGACGCAACATGGTACGAGGTTTGAGTTATTACCAGAACACGAACAGACAAAGTTGCGATCGCAAGTTTATCGCACAACTATCAAAGATTTGTGGTGTGGCACTTTCCACAGTTTATTTTCACGCATTCTCCGGTTTGATATCGAGAAATATCAAGATGAAAAGGGGCGCAAATGGAATCGGAATTTTTCAATTTTTGATGAATCTGATGCCCAATCTTTAGTTAAAGAAATCGTCACCAAACAGTTAAACCTCGACGATAAAAAGTTTGAACCGCGTTCTGTTCGCTACGCCATCAGTAACGCCAAAAATCAAGGCTTATCACCCCAAGACTTTGAAAAAGAACAACCAAATTATCGCGGACGAGTTATTGCTCAAGTCTATAGTTCATATCAAGATAAACTAGCAGAAAATAATGCTCTGGATTTTGATGACTTAATTCTTGTCCCGACAAAATTATTTCAACAAAACGAGCAAGTCTTAGGTTATTGGCATCGCAAATTCTGTCATATTTTAGTTGATGAATATCAAGATACCAACCGCACACAATATGATTTGATTCGGTTGTTAGTCACTAATGGCGAAGATAGAAAAAGTGAATGGAATTGGCAGAATCGCTCAGTATTTGTAGTTGGTGATGCTGACCAATCAATTTATAGTTTCCGCATGGCAGACTTTACCATTTTGCTGGAATTTCAAAATGATTTCGGCGACGGTTTGCCAGATGAAGATACTCGCACAATGGTGAAGTTAGAAGAGAACTATCGCTCTTGTGAGAATATTTTGCAAGCTGCCAATGAATTAATTGAAAATAACACCCAACGAATTGATAAAGTCCTCAAACCAACGCGGGGAAGTGGCGAACAAATTTATTGCCACAAAGCTGATGATGAACTGGCTGAAGCAGATTTTGTAATTCGACAAATCCGCACTTTAGAACATCAACATCCCGAATTAAATTGGGGTAGTTTTGCGATTCTTTATCGCACTAACGCCCAATCTCGCCCTTTTGAAGAATTGTTAGTCAGGAATCAAATTCCTTATACAGTTGTAGGGGGGATGAAATTTTATGACCGCAAAGAAATCAAAGATGTGTTGGCTTATTTAAGAGCGATCGCTAACCCGGCTGATACAGTGAGTTTATTGCGGGTAATTAATACTCCCCGGCGCGGAATCGGTAAAGCCACTATTGATAATTTAATTAACGCCTCCCAACAATTAGGGCTTAACTTGTGGGAAATTCTCAGCGATGAAACATCTGTAAATACATTAGCAGGACGTTCAGCAAAAGCGGTGAATAATTTCGCCCAAATGATTAGCCGCTATCAAGAACAAGTCGCAACGGTTCCAGTTTCGGAAATTGTTATGGGTTTGTTAGAAGAATCTGGTTATGTCCAAGACTTGCAAAGCCAAGGTACAGATGAAGCAGAAGACAGAATCCAAAACGTTCAGGAACTTTATAACGCCGTCTTGCAATTTCAAGAAGAAAATGAGGATGTTTCGTTAACAGCCTTTTTGCAAAGTACCGCCTTAAGTTCTGATTTAGATAATTTAAAAGACGGACAAACGGCCGTTTCTTTAATGACTCTGCACGCTTCCAAAGGATTGGAGTTTCCCGTAGTCTTTTTAGTGGGGTTAGAACAAGGGTTATTTCCTAACTACCGTTCCATGAACGACCCCGCAGCTTTAGAAGAAGAACGCCGCTTGTGTTATGTAGGCATTACCCGCGCCCAAGAACGGTTACATTTATCCTTCGCCCGCGAACGCCGTTTATATGGTTCACGGGAACCCGCATTGCGATCGCAATTTCTGGACGAATTACCCCCAGAATTATTAACGAGTCAAAGTAAAATTCGTCAAAATTATTCTCGAACTGCTGCCACAAATAACGGACAGCAAGAAGGATCTCACAATTGGCAAGTAGGAGATAAAGTTTTACATAAAACTTTTGGAATTGGAGAAATAACTCACGTTTTCGGTTCAGGAAATAAAATATCTGTAGCGATTAAATTTGCTAGTTTAGGGCAGAAAATTATTGACCCCAAAGTAGCACAGTTGCAAAAAGTTAGTTAGCACCTAGCCCCGCCGTCAGAGTACGCCCTAGTTCTATAAGAGGAAAAATATGCCAGAAAA encodes the following:
- a CDS encoding phosphoribosyltransferase produces the protein MPDLYVSWSEYHYKIEQLAVQVYQSGWQFNQIVCLARGGLRVGDIISRIYQQPLAILATSSYSGPGKQERGNLTFSHHLTMTTKKLGSHILLIDDLVDSGITLQQTIPWLRENVDSSIAEIRSAVIWYKACSVIKPDYYVDYLPDNPWIHQPFEHYEHTSPADLATKLSQLC
- a CDS encoding M15 family metallopeptidase gives rise to the protein MNKAGFSGKPPNSSGDSGDDIPVALRDTPDVASKTPLQPLVLLIGGVAGFILLAVVSGFFFSLTTPKKITDSSSSPADSSTTTTPGAANSANPQDNNVVLGHLAYSEAPESELVPITADRRIRMRKGAAEKFRAMTQTARSAGVILVPISGFRSVKEQEQLFFEVGAQRNQTPAQRAALSAPPGHSEHHTGYAADIGDGAAPATNLQANFDQTKAFAWLQANAARFGFELSFPQDNIQGVSYEPWHWRFVGDRQSLETFYKARNLKPAKASP
- the glgA gene encoding glycogen synthase GlgA; amino-acid sequence: MYIVQIASECAPVIKAGGLGDVVYGLSRELEGRGNCVEIILPMYDCMRYDHIWGLHDAYKDLWVPWYGAAVHCSVYCGWVHGRLCFFIQPHSEDNFFNRGCYYGCDDDNMRFAFFSKAALEFLNQSNKRPDIIHCHDWQTGLIPVLLAEIYKYNGMEYQRACYTIHNFKHQGIGGEETLVATGLNRAAYYFQYDKLRDNFNPFALNYMKGGIVYANAVTTVSPNHAEEARYTEVGCGLGHTLHLHQDKFSGVLNGIDYDFWNPEVDRYIPNNYTYEDFEQKIYNKKALRERLLLDAADKPIIAYIGRLDNQKGVHLVHHAIYHALNKGAQFVLLGSATEAGINAHFRHEKEFLNSHPDVHLELGFNEELSHLIYAGADMIVVPSNYEPCGLTQMIGLKYGTVPIVRGVGGLVNTVFDRDYDQNLPPEKRNGYVFYQTDNYALESAMNRAIDLWHQSPDEFQQLAIQGMKYDYSWNIPGADYLKIYEWIRHPW
- a CDS encoding HAD-IB family phosphatase, whose protein sequence is MKRIVFCDFDGTITVEETFVAVLKKFAPEVAAQFLPEMYVQRVTLREGVKKILESIPSYQYGKIVEFTRSQSIRKGFVELLNFLDSQNVPLVVVSGGLRGMVEVVLGEIAQRITAIHAVDIDTSGAYFKVNSDYEGGTELVAKVQVMAKYPADETIAIGDSLTDLNMGLQASIVFARDRLAYYLDQHQKPYIPWNTFSDVQEYLQQLWKL
- a CDS encoding AEC family transporter; amino-acid sequence: MAHLLELYVKLAGLILIGFFLGRKLPAAVPQRLGQFLFWVGVPLSIVAFLRQADLSAQIWIAPAIAHLAILLGAFLAWLTIKGQAYLTNTTFQHPTQGSFILAAMVGNTGYIGFPVTLAMVGQDYFAWALFYDLLGSLFGAYGLGVALASRFGYGGTNYWQMTQAISINPALWSFGLGLWFRQISISPTAEFYLEKSGWSAVALSLVLIGMRLSLLTSWQRFPQAAISLAIKMLLVPLLLGSTLSLFGVTGSAAKVIVIQMAMPPAFATMVLAETFNLDRDLAVTSLALGVMLLLVTLPVWLWLF
- a CDS encoding MFS transporter; this translates as MNDSADNSAQSPALSPKLDFKTKLAYGAGDLGPAITANISIFFLLVFFTNVAGIPAGLAGSVLLIGKIWDAVNDPFVGLLTDKTKSRRWGRRLPWMFYGAIPFGIFFFLQWIVPQFSSDRSTNMWALFWYYVVIGLISQVFYTVVNLPYTAMTPELTQDYDERTSLNSFRFTFSIGGSILSLILAQIVFSQIPDRQQQYFILAVICTVISVVSLYWCVFGVRDRILAFEAKRIQQEEPPSIPFFEQLKIVFTNRPFLFVIGIYLFSWLAVQITASIIPYFVINCMKLKEADVPTVMIAVQGTALIMLFVWSNLSKKIGKKLVYFLGMSLWIIAAAGLFFLQSDQLVLMYIMAVMAGVGVSTAYLVPWSMIPDVIELDELQTGQRREGIFYGFMVLLQKFGLAFGLFLVGNALQSAGFKEAVAGQSTLPIQPESALTAIRLAVGPIPTVCLICGLVLTYFYPITREMHAEILLKLRERQTNK
- the pcrA gene encoding DNA helicase PcrA, which produces MTTTIDFLSHLNPSQRQAVEHYCGPLLVVAGAGSGKTRALTYRIANLILKHRVNPENILAVTFTNKAAREMKERIQKLFAEQLAMTQHGTRFELLPEHEQTKLRSQVYRTTIKDLWCGTFHSLFSRILRFDIEKYQDEKGRKWNRNFSIFDESDAQSLVKEIVTKQLNLDDKKFEPRSVRYAISNAKNQGLSPQDFEKEQPNYRGRVIAQVYSSYQDKLAENNALDFDDLILVPTKLFQQNEQVLGYWHRKFCHILVDEYQDTNRTQYDLIRLLVTNGEDRKSEWNWQNRSVFVVGDADQSIYSFRMADFTILLEFQNDFGDGLPDEDTRTMVKLEENYRSCENILQAANELIENNTQRIDKVLKPTRGSGEQIYCHKADDELAEADFVIRQIRTLEHQHPELNWGSFAILYRTNAQSRPFEELLVRNQIPYTVVGGMKFYDRKEIKDVLAYLRAIANPADTVSLLRVINTPRRGIGKATIDNLINASQQLGLNLWEILSDETSVNTLAGRSAKAVNNFAQMISRYQEQVATVPVSEIVMGLLEESGYVQDLQSQGTDEAEDRIQNVQELYNAVLQFQEENEDVSLTAFLQSTALSSDLDNLKDGQTAVSLMTLHASKGLEFPVVFLVGLEQGLFPNYRSMNDPAALEEERRLCYVGITRAQERLHLSFARERRLYGSREPALRSQFLDELPPELLTSQSKIRQNYSRTAATNNGQQEGSHNWQVGDKVLHKTFGIGEITHVFGSGNKISVAIKFASLGQKIIDPKVAQLQKVS